From Streptomyces sp. TLI_235, a single genomic window includes:
- a CDS encoding glycosyltransferase involved in cell wall bisynthesis → MRIALLTEGNLSVAQRTGGGWCGRLAGALAEHEFQLYLLGSGGGGDFAGVPPRGLLAVHELPIWGRRPGGGRPTAHRRRAYGSAYEDLVRSLVRPAERVRFGPALYRLAELAREDGALPAFLASGQAHRTLERVWRAPGAETAAGQPLVRDVLVAGDLLEQLLRPLSAPWYGTGPSGLGSADLCHVAGGGPAVLPALVAKHVHGVPFVLTEHGLHLREQYRGYRTAPYRWPVRALLLAFFRQLTAETYRQAAVLTPGSGYDRRWQERCGAAPEHIRVVHESAPESGRPPAGAEPERPTLVWAGALEPGRDPELMLHAFARVRAELPAARLRMYGEEAAPGYLAHCRSIARKLGIDAAVDFAGRPPATTDAWAAGSAVVFTALSQRSPRLLADAMLSGRAVIATEVGVVPEVVGPAGLVVPPRSPRALADACLALLTDEERRGRLGLAGRLRAQERFALEPEAAAFREIYLELVSRWPAFPAAAERMRPFARPAEYWVAGAPVPAPQTSRETPAAPTAGDPDPHPQDGPAPDDGRAAPGALAEASR, encoded by the coding sequence GTGCGCATCGCTCTGCTCACCGAGGGCAACCTCTCCGTCGCCCAGCGCACGGGAGGCGGCTGGTGCGGCCGACTCGCCGGCGCGCTGGCCGAGCACGAGTTCCAGCTCTACCTGCTCGGCTCCGGAGGCGGCGGCGACTTCGCCGGCGTGCCTCCGCGCGGCCTGCTCGCCGTCCACGAGCTGCCGATATGGGGCCGCCGCCCGGGCGGCGGGCGGCCCACCGCGCACCGCCGCCGTGCCTACGGATCCGCCTACGAGGACCTCGTCCGCTCGCTCGTCCGCCCCGCCGAGCGCGTCCGCTTCGGGCCCGCGTTGTACCGCCTCGCCGAACTCGCCCGGGAGGACGGCGCGCTGCCCGCCTTCCTCGCCTCGGGCCAGGCCCACCGCACCCTGGAGCGGGTCTGGCGGGCGCCCGGCGCCGAGACCGCCGCCGGCCAGCCGCTGGTCCGCGACGTCCTGGTCGCCGGCGACCTGCTGGAGCAGCTGCTCCGCCCGCTCTCCGCCCCCTGGTACGGCACCGGCCCGAGCGGCCTCGGCTCCGCCGACCTCTGCCACGTCGCCGGCGGCGGCCCGGCCGTGCTGCCCGCCCTGGTCGCCAAGCACGTGCACGGCGTGCCCTTCGTGCTCACCGAGCACGGCCTGCACCTGCGCGAGCAGTACCGCGGCTACCGCACCGCCCCCTACCGCTGGCCGGTGCGCGCCCTGCTGCTGGCCTTCTTCCGGCAGCTCACCGCCGAGACGTACCGGCAGGCCGCGGTGCTCACCCCCGGCAGCGGCTACGACCGGCGCTGGCAGGAGCGCTGCGGCGCCGCCCCGGAGCACATCCGGGTCGTCCACGAGTCCGCCCCCGAGTCGGGCCGGCCGCCGGCCGGGGCCGAGCCCGAGCGACCCACCCTGGTGTGGGCGGGCGCGCTGGAGCCCGGCCGCGACCCGGAGCTGATGCTGCACGCCTTCGCCCGGGTGCGCGCCGAACTCCCCGCCGCCCGGCTGCGGATGTACGGCGAGGAGGCCGCCCCCGGCTACCTGGCGCACTGCCGGTCCATCGCCCGCAAGCTCGGCATCGACGCGGCCGTCGACTTCGCCGGCCGTCCGCCCGCCACCACCGACGCCTGGGCGGCCGGCAGCGCCGTCGTCTTCACCGCGCTCTCCCAGCGCAGCCCGCGGCTGCTCGCCGACGCGATGCTCAGCGGCCGCGCGGTGATCGCCACCGAGGTCGGGGTCGTCCCCGAGGTGGTCGGCCCGGCCGGGCTGGTCGTCCCGCCGCGCAGCCCGCGTGCGCTGGCCGACGCCTGCCTCGCCCTGCTCACCGACGAGGAGCGGCGCGGCCGGCTCGGGCTGGCCGGCCGGCTGCGCGCCCAGGAGCGCTTCGCCCTGGAGCCGGAGGCCGCCGCCTTCCGCGAGATCTACCTGGAGCTGGTCTCCCGCTGGCCGGCCTTCCCGGCCGCGGCCGAGCGGATGCGACCCTTCGCCCGCCCCGCCGAGTACTGGGTCGCCGGTGCGCCGGTGCCCGCCCCCCAGACCAGCCGCGAGACCCCGGCCGCGCCGACCGCCGGCGACCCGGACCCACACCCACAGGACGGGCCCGCCCCGGACGACGGCCGGGCCGCACCCGGTGCACTCGCGGAGGCGAGCCGGTGA
- a CDS encoding pimeloyl-ACP methyl ester carboxylesterase: MSADQQVQSDPGPHRTVEVPGAVLAVGPRVPAEADGLPPALFVHGLGGSADNWTDLMAELAGEVAGEAIDLPGFGWSAPPQDGNLTLNGHVRAVIGYLEKSGRGPVHLFGNSLGGAVSVRLAALRPDLVRSLTLISPALPELPPQVSAWPTAALAVPGVPALLRRRAATRGTNAEQATEELLRLVYADVDGIPADRRDRAVAEYRRRLGLPYALQASIGSARGIVSAYTERGDQALWRQAAHVRAPVLLVYGLKDKLVSYRSAKRACEAFPDARLLVLPDSGHVAMMEHPKQVARAVRELLVEA, encoded by the coding sequence ATGAGCGCTGATCAGCAGGTGCAGAGCGATCCCGGTCCCCACCGCACGGTCGAGGTCCCGGGTGCGGTGCTCGCGGTCGGGCCGCGCGTCCCCGCGGAGGCGGACGGCCTGCCGCCCGCGCTCTTCGTGCACGGCCTCGGCGGCTCTGCGGACAACTGGACCGACCTCATGGCCGAGCTCGCCGGCGAGGTCGCCGGCGAGGCGATCGACCTCCCCGGCTTCGGCTGGTCCGCGCCGCCGCAGGACGGCAACCTCACCCTCAACGGCCACGTCCGCGCGGTGATCGGCTACCTGGAGAAGTCCGGCCGCGGCCCCGTCCACCTGTTCGGCAACTCGCTCGGCGGCGCCGTCTCCGTCCGCCTCGCCGCCCTCCGCCCCGACCTGGTCCGCAGTCTCACCCTGATCTCCCCGGCGCTGCCCGAACTGCCGCCGCAGGTCAGTGCCTGGCCGACCGCCGCGCTCGCCGTCCCCGGCGTGCCCGCGCTGCTGCGCCGCCGGGCCGCCACCCGCGGCACGAACGCCGAGCAGGCCACCGAGGAACTGCTGCGGCTGGTCTACGCCGACGTCGACGGCATCCCCGCCGACCGCCGGGACCGCGCCGTCGCCGAGTACCGCCGCCGGCTCGGGCTGCCGTACGCGCTGCAGGCCAGCATCGGCTCGGCCCGCGGCATCGTCTCCGCCTACACCGAGCGCGGCGACCAGGCGCTCTGGCGGCAGGCCGCACACGTCCGGGCGCCCGTCCTGCTGGTGTACGGGCTGAAGGACAAGCTCGTCTCCTACCGCTCCGCGAAGCGGGCCTGCGAGGCCTTCCCCGACGCCCGACTGCTGGTGCTGCCCGACTCCGGGCACGTCGCGATGATGGAGCACCCCAAGCAGGTCGCCCGGGCCGTCCGGGAGCTGCTCGTCGAGGCCTGA